The Augochlora pura isolate Apur16 unplaced genomic scaffold, APUR_v2.2.1 APUR_unplaced_5582, whole genome shotgun sequence genomic sequence ACACTACTCGTAAACACCAATAGGTAGAGCTCGACGAAAACACGTCTCTACTCGACAACGGTTCAATCGAGACTCTTAGTGCAACAATTGCTTTTCTTTACATAGTTCCAGCGCACTGTCGTGTCCAGCTGTAAGAACTTTGCACAATGTTGCAGCTCATGCCCTTGTCCGCAGAATACGCACACCGTTGTCGGCGCAGGGCGCGCCTGGACCACGGTGTTATGCGTCTGGATACGGGTCTTTCCTGTTGATTCGGGCTTGGTTCGGCGTTGATTTCCTTCTATCGCAGTCAATGCGCGTGTTTGCGTCTCCAAGAACGTCATCACTTCGTCATACGAAGGGTAATCCTTGGAGAGCTTCAACGACGTCTCCCATGCCCATGCTAGTTCATCGTCGAGTTGGAGTTTTATTAGATGCACAAGCATCCACTTCCACAACTCTTCGAATTTTCCTCGCTTCTCTAGAGCCGCCACAGCCTGTTTAAATCCGACCGTGACCTGTTCCAAGCTAGCGAGGTCACCTTTGCGGATTCGCTTGAGCTTGGCCAACCGATCGAGCAGCCGGGCGGTAGTGAAGCGAGGTAga encodes the following:
- the LOC144477957 gene encoding uncharacterized protein LOC144477957; translated protein: MEEDAFLDFQNYVAQELTRIKELNNPGPSRKSGPRYNMPIELPQQRLPKYSGDPEKWDHFKDLFTSGVINNECLSDVQRLHYLNACLEGRALAAISQLDITEDNFDIAWTTLKNDFGLPRFTTARLLDRLAKLKRIRKGDLASLEQVTVGFKQAVAALEKRGKFEELWKWMLVHLIKLQLDDELAWAWETSLKLSKDYPSYDEVMTFLETQTRALTAIEGNQRRTKPESTGKTRIQTHNTVVQARPAPTTVCVFCGQGHELQHCAKFLQLDTTVRWNYVKKSNCCTKSLD